The Centroberyx gerrardi isolate f3 chromosome 13, fCenGer3.hap1.cur.20231027, whole genome shotgun sequence genome contains the following window.
CGAAGAACttcaggagaagctgaagcaggagatcgctgagctgaggaggaaagacgctgagctggagcagctctcacacacagaggatcacaCCCATTTTCTACACAATTACCCCTCGCTGTCACGTCTCAGTGAATCTACAGACTCACCCGGCACCAATATCCGTCCTCTGTGCTACTTTGAGgatgtgactgcagctgtgtcagaggccagAGATAAACTACAGGGCATTCTTACAGAGGAATGGCCTAAGATCTCATGGacagtgactgaagtggatgTTTTACTGTCACAACCAAGAGAGCCCAAGACCAGAGCTGAATTCTTACAATATTCACGACAAATCACACTggatccaaacacagcaaacacacagctgtcattatctgaggggaacagaaaagcaacacgtatgagagaaaaacagttaTATTCTAGTCACCCAGACAGATTCATTAACAGTACTCAGGTCCTGAgtagagagggtctgactggacgttgttactgggaggtggagtggagcaggaggGAAGTTTCAATAGCAGTCGCATATAAGGATATTAGCAGAAGAGGAAACTCGAGTGAATGTGGATTTGGATACAATGACAAGTCTTGGGCATTAGATTGTTACTACAATAGTTATGAATTCAGACATAACAATATCACAACTCCCATCCCAGTCCCTCAGTCCTCCAGAGTAGGAGTGTACCTGGATCACAGAGCAGgtattctgtccttctacagcgtctctgaaaccatgactctcctccacagagtccagaccACATTCACTCAGCCTCTCTATGCTGGACTTTGGTTTTTTTATTCTATTGGAGTCACTGCTGAGTTGTGTAAGCTCAAGTAGACAGGAGTTATTAAAGCAGCAATGTgtgaaaatcagatttttacattgtatttgtttcttctccatctttgtccctcagcctcactgtggtgtttctgcactgcacttcccacagatcacctgtcaatcaaacagtgtgggcggagcttggattttctgttgatgcagtttgagtttctcttttctttgtctgttcagccatggtggctatcactgctcatgctaactacccagttcttcttcttcttctgtttattacaaacaaaccggaaacgtaaaacgcatcacttcctgtgcggcagaggaaaaacaatggaaaagttttcatgaactggatataggttggatcacttttgtgttatatcagtcagtaATAGAGAGTATCCAAATGAACATTTaatcatatgaaaatgtaaactgttGTGTGGTCTATATAGTTCTTATCTTTGttgcatatttgtattgttgctgtaatattttctgctgtttctgttccactgcatgGGCCTTAATGGAGCCAGCACTAGAAGTCTTCCCTTTATTATAGCTGAATAGTTGTtaatatgttgattttgttcccggcactttgtaactttgttaagaaaagtgaactacaaatgtaatcattattattattataatcaataGGGAGAGGATtcattgttttcctccacagtgcTGACATACTGGTTTAACAGATTGATTGTGTGGATGAAGTGAATATGTAGATGGAAAGATTGAACCAGAGTCTTTTACCAGGTTTTAGTGATTTGATGTGTGATCAAagtgaatgtttgcaaaaatgaataaagttttttttttttccaagaatgAATAAAGTATTTCTTCTGTATTCATTCCAGGAAGTCTATCAAagctgctagagaaaatgtgaaactaaTATGACAGTATAACTGAGCCGATTTCCccctaaaacacaacaaagtgcaGTCTTCATGTTTAGAGCAGATGTGGAATCAAAAGTCAAATGAAGCAGCAGTGTTACCAAAGAAGAAACACTAGTGAAGATGGAAAGAATGAAGGACTTCTAAATAGTTTTACTGTTCAATTTTCTACAAGCCACTTAGAAGTTTTtggaactttattttaaaatgttgcacTTAAAAAAGTGAGGGGGGAataagggaagagagagattgatcCTAAATTTAACTATTCCTTATGTATTTGTCATAATCTTCACTTCATATTGTAAACGAgagctaaacacacactgcctctttcAAACCGCTCCTCTTCCTGGAATAAAGCAAAGCCTGAtaactcctccctcttcttccttgtctcaaacacagccagttccaatacaatacaatataatataatataatataatataatataatatgatataatataatataatataatattgagTCTttcaaaagtatatatatatgtattattacatgtatacatgtattcTATATGTATTCTGTTTAAAGaaaatattgattattgattattgttatcattgcgcagctaattattacatttaatggggattattttactttttccattactgcaCACTGGTGGCAGTGACAAGGCAGAATCAGAGGGGGTGTAGCAGAAGGAAAACCACTTTCTGGGGCTGcaatacaaaacacaaacagtcacAAACAACACTTCCATGTTGATTCTTTAATTTGAGACCGCTTGGCCAATAAGCGTTGGTTAGCTCTAATGCTGGGGGTGAAGACgtgtcagaaaaacaaatctctGAAAATTGTCAGTAAGTGGTCATGAAAGCTGTGGTATTAGGGGATGTTGGAACtgaattcatttaaaaaacacaaaaatatctgATAGCTGCATATtcacttaaaggtcccatattctccacttcccagtgttttattttgtgtcttgaggtccattcaaagctgtgtgtgtggtgtcatgaaccaaaaacactcccAATCCATTtttccacgttcattttccagcatctctctgagccttaccaagaacaggctgtttctgtcgccgtgtctttaaggctcattaatattaacgacccctctgttctgattggctaaccgtttcaagagtgaaacgtgagacgccgcggcccggcggctacaggtagggaaaactctccggtaataaacgatgacaaccgctcgaccgctttgaaaaaaacactttgttagtctattatttcttacagaaatgctaatgagcgaacctttgtgacgccacaaagttacggaagtccaaacggctcgtttagaggctcgcttttctaatatggattgtgtggatttagttttgatactttcaccatgtttagatagaccatccaactcctttatcatcacagaggggagtcctgctttacaccatatgggacctttaaggtgTTTGCAGACTGTGCCATTTTGTCTATCTATCAAAAAATATAATACACGTTATCtaaaatgatggattacatTTGTCTATGCAGCGGTATTTCTCTaagctgtttttaatggattttaaaCAACAATAGGAGCCTATGGTTTCTGGGAGAACAGCAGgtgcttctgactgtggcaaattCATCATTCGTTCATTTTTTAACCTTAACTCCATATATTGGTCCTCATTAATAGATGCTATGAGACGGCACCATGTCTGTCTACTCGCTCTGTGTCTCGGAGACAGGCTGTGAGAAGTCCCAAAATTCACCCGGCGATGACGTCAAAAAAAAAGCCACGCCTGCGAAATGTGATACAAGTGTGAAACCCCATTCAATCTCTATGAGGAAAagaataaatcaacattttctgtggtttctttttctgtgttctaataatttatgtgaaatgtatatggtgtaagtGATTTGTCGTTAacttgtcaaacaacagcaagatcttttaaaaaaaaaagtgtcaaaatgctaacatgactcctctcttgaatGGAAGTTTGcacggaagtttgctagcttgttagcattttgtgacttgcagaaaaaaaaaacattttaatgataatgcagttctttgataactgtgaaaaggtaacgacaaattatttacaccatatacatttcacataaattacgCCATTCttatcgattccgccattatgagaatgtttttcaggaatgggagggggagcgccgcttttaaacggcgagggaggagacgagctagtttaaaaaaaaaaaagaaaagctgccgaatggagcgggaggagcttcgttcaggaatctgacaacaagctttagaaaagaggtggtgtggatattggtttatatcattatgtctcagtgaaatctctCCCATAGCAGACATtcgtttcaggattggttataaggtctgatatcgcttattgcaggtttgaGTTACCATATATCAAATTGCATGACAGATGTGATACAGGCTGTTAAGatgtagcctggtaagaccgtcctgatcacgtgacctcacattctgtttcgctccacggatcagtctggacttcctgccgcccacatcgatttcagtgggcgggagcacttgccttgacagacaaactccttcagccaatcagcgaatccaaattcaaatccagtcggaagaacggcgaaaacgtcttttccgccgagaaactccgctagtgcgtactcttgttcttgtttaattgttgttattagagtctatttctgcaataactgcacttacgactgtgtttactctactaacgttaatgttaccgctcgttgcttcgggagacgccgttactgttttgccagcggcggcctgtatttcacgtcatcaactacgacgcagtccctgattggcccggttacattgtaatttcaggaaatcgatgcgGGCAGcaggaagtccagactgatccgtggagcgaaacagaatgtgaggtcacgtgatcaggacggtcttaccaggctagttAAGATGTTCATGTCAGGCCAAACTACTGTACGAGATCTACGCTCATGGTCCATGCAGACCCGTTCTTCAGCTGCCTcgctctgctctgcctccaccCGGCTGCTGTGGGCTTCCACACAGGagggtgggagctgcagtctgCGTGCAGCGCCACGTGAAAATACAACACTTCGAAATAGAGAGACACTCTAAATCTACTTATATGACTCATCATCCGAGCAGGCGGCGTCTCGATCGATCGATTTCCCCGCTTCCTCCTCTCTAAGTCAACACAGCCGGACGGCAACACTAGCTTATGTACCGAGAGCATTTTCCCCACAATCAATACGGAGCTGCTGTTTCGCCTGAATAAGCACTCTGAAACAGCTATTCATCCACTCAGCTCCAGCTAAACGTACGCCGGTTGAATAACAATGCGAGGCTGGTGTCATAACTACGCGTTAAAGAATTATCAAGCGATTTCATGTCGGATGCAGAAAGAGCAGAAACTCAAGCAGCGGGTCGCTCTCGGTGCGTTTAAAGCAGTCGCTATAGGACTTTGGATGATCAATCTATCGGAAAACGTCGGTGCTTTGATAAGTGTTCTGGGGCTGAACCGCTCTTGCTCTCCTTCttttactctctttttttttttcttgtgccATACTCGGtgtgaaatgtctgtttttgtgcctgtaaataaatgttattgCTGCTGTCTCGGCCAAGTCTTCCTTGATAAGAGATCTTCAAccaggataaataaaggttgaggAAAGAATGATGTCGGTTTGAAGGtttgtgggtggggaaagtgaccGAGTGACGCTGTCCGCTtcagcccttgagcaaggcactgagccGCCGGCTGCTCGGTGTGGGACTGTGGGAATGTGAAGCTGGAAAAAAGCCTGGAGAGCTCAGCTGGCTTTACCTGGATAAATCAGGGTTTCAGGTTCTAGGTTCACGGATTCAAAAAGCAAATGGAATGACAGCGACAGAATAAGAGTATAAAACAATTCTGTTcgtaaaggaaaaatccaccctaaagcaATTaaacacttaaaggaatagttcacccaaaaatgaaaattcagccattatcaaattcaataagtgagcacccatattcatgtttgatgtcataataataatgaaaaaccactaacaaactttacccgattttctactggcatgggggtgagtagataatggctgaattttcattttttgggtgaactattactttgatgtaccttgcatttcctGGGTACATTTTAtcgttttgtgttttttttcttctccctgtgGAGAACCACATGCTGACACTGTAACATcatgtccagatatttccagtttCGGAACAGCAAATGTCAAAGCTTTCATTTATTGCGTATAGCTTTTGtcaatattgtgttatatcaagggaaaaaagagaagcataaatccaaggcactctcctgtgtataaagttaaaaaaaacctttatttaaccttggctatttcatgttaaaatgttttaacattTTGGTGTGTTTTCTAACATTTTAGCATGAAATAGCCAAGgttaataaaggctttttaactttatacagaggagaggattttttcccctctacaTATGGACTCCCCACATGTCCAATGGGAACCTCCACTGAACACGTTTGAAGCCCATTCAGCGTTCCTCTTCTGATCAacattgtgttatatcaatcggtgataTAAAGTGGCAAATCgttcatttatatgaaaatgctgcGGATTATTCCTTGAAGTAATGTGAAAGAAGAAAATGGGAGAATCTACTTGTGTTTCTGTATCAAACCGGCGCAGCATCCTAAAAGTTAAGAGAAGGAAGCTTGTAAGTGTAAAAGTCACCGGTTTGAATTCCCAGACTGGCTGAGAAAATGTGGGAAACTGGATGAGAAATGCTCACTTCTCAGGGCTGAAgtgccgctgagcaaggcacaACCTCCAACcagctccagccagccagcgTCCGGGTCTGAGAGCGGAAACGTGTGAATGTGCCGCAGGGCGATGTGCGCTCAGCGAACTTTCCCTGATTTAAAATGCGGTCCGGTGTTCGGAGCCGTATAAAACAGATGTTTCACCGCCCACCCAGATGGTAAAAATGATTGGGTATAATTATGTCCTATAAGCGGAAGTTTCatgttgaaaaaaacaacaactcacaAGTCAAGTTTGCAATACAATACTCCATTGACAATGGGACTTTATTCACAAGAGTAGTTTTCACCGATAGAACAAAATatcttctgttgttttttggtTAGATATGTACAGAGAATTAATGCAACAGACCAGCCATCTATTGATACTTGATGGATTGTGTGAAAGAAGAAAACAGCAGAGGGGATGTGACCTACTAAGCAtactcactgcaaaaaaaaaggctcaTTTTAACAAGTCGCTTCGTTGTGACTCCTGAattcttacttttcttaaaacaaatggaaaatggaggccagtggggtgagaaaacttcacttgtttccaatgcagtttcacttattttggggaattttcttaaaataagtgacaaTATCTGCAAAAAAGgcttgattttaagattttaagattcCCTTCTACATTAAACAACCCGTTAAAAGGATTATCTCTTGCAGCATGCTTCAATTTATTGATGGGAAAATGGAGTCAATTCCAACATGATGCCAGCGCACTAACTAGCTGTGCTGCAAGCTGTGCTGTCTTCCAACCAGCTTCAACCGTCTGCTGTGCAACTCAGAAAAACATACTATGTTTATAATCCTTGGCTTTTGCACTTTTAAGGTCTTCGGAGCATCCTGTGCAATAAATACTCAGAAACAAAGTAATACATAGCTAAAACAAGACTTGTTCGCTTGCTAAGAGTTTTACTAAGATCTTCTTGAGGCCACAGGAAAGTACAGCACACTCATCTGCTGAATAAATAGCCATGCACTAGTAGCATAGTAGTCATATCATTGGCGATTCAAATAAGATTTGACATACAAAACTAGAATTCAATGGATAGAACATTTAAAACTGAAGCACGACAGTCATTTGAGTGGTTTAAGTTGACTACACAACTTATGAGCTGGTTTCCCAAAATCAACTTTACACTAAGGACATGTTCACACTAAGAATGTTGACAGAGGTTTACTTGaattctgcagtgtttcctcctttagttcagtctgtttgtccaggtgagaacgatgacctttgaactctggtgacacagagagtctcagtcctctaacaagagaaccgcggtgcggttcgttaggagtgagaacgtaatccaaccaactacaggaaaacaccacaaaacacaagggattatgggtagaaggagacggatgttgacatctgatagccagcagttcctcatgcttggaaagcctagcagaactaaatgaagtctggactgatgctcatattcagctatttcttcatgtgttcttaactggtatgaacaccacagaagaagagacagacaagtccatcatgttagataaagttacaggaactggaatcagattatTTTGACTCTCTAActtggcaggatgacaggtcaccaaaactctgtccaataaatgagctactagtgagtcatgtgacttttgtttacaagtcctgaCTCACTTGTAATTGGACAGTTTGAACCTAAATTAACCAAATATGCAAAACAAAGTCAATTTTTCCACTTcaggttcagaccaaagaaaacaaactgtagatgTGAAGTTGGTCTTTGCTCCATTCActtacaacagaacagaaatcCACTTAGTTTGAAGTTGGTTTTGGGAAAGCCAGCTCAGCTTGTTTCCTCAAACTAGTTTTCAATGCAATACAGGTTCAGCTACTGTACGGATACAAGTTAGCCATTTATGCTACATAGAAGAACTGCTATTCAGAAGCAAAACTAGCATTTTTCATCGCAATAACACTAGTcagaaacactttattttacaaagGCCTCATTCCAGTCTACTACTGTGTATTAAGCTATGGAAACACCTGTATGTGCTGCCCTCAAATTATTCAAGACGACATTCTCAGATCTAACACATGCTTCAGTATTTGTTGTGAGATTTTCATTAAGTGCTAACACAGtattattttacatttgcaATGCTTTTACACAGATTAACACACAGGTTAACACACAGTG
Protein-coding sequences here:
- the LOC139917391 gene encoding tripartite motif-containing protein 16-like, with amino-acid sequence MAQQGIQLDGAKLCCSICLDLLKDPVTIPCGHSYCMSCIKSCWDEEDQKKIHSCPQCRQTFTPRPVLVKSTMLAELVEDLKKTGLQAAPPDRCYAGPGDVACDVCTGRKLKALKSCLVCLASYCEQHLQPHYDAAPLKKHKLVEATVKLQENICSRHDEVMKIFCRTDQQCICYLCSMDEHKGHDTVSAAAEWTERQKELGVSRQKIQQRIQDREKDVKVLQQQVKAINLSADKAVEDSEKIFTELVRLIEKRSSDVKEQIRSRQKAEASRAEELQEKLKQEIAELRRKDAELEQLSHTEDHTHFLHNYPSLSRLSESTDSPGTNIRPLCYFEDVTAAVSEARDKLQGILTEEWPKISWTVTEVDVLLSQPREPKTRAEFLQYSRQITLDPNTANTQLSLSEGNRKATRMREKQLYSSHPDRFINSTQVLSREGLTGRCYWEVEWSRREVSIAVAYKDISRRGNSSECGFGYNDKSWALDCYYNSYEFRHNNITTPIPVPQSSRVGVYLDHRAGILSFYSVSETMTLLHRVQTTFTQPLYAGLWFFYSIGVTAELCKLK